From Planktothrix sp. FACHB-1365, the proteins below share one genomic window:
- a CDS encoding response regulator, protein MNQPAILVVDDEPRNFDVIESLLISQNYELHYASSGQEALESLEIIPLDLILLDVMMPEMDGIEVCSRIKANPQWQSIPIIMVTALTAKEDLARCLNTGADDFLSKPINSLELRARVHSMLRIKQQYDNLQILLKLREDMVNMLVHDLRNPLSGILLGLEMLIHPKFSQEAQKNRIVQIRSSVEKLVDLINDLLLMARIESGKIVLNMTPVDLGYMLGALVKDFELNASKKNIAIITQLPDVDSNINIDKAMFQRVLDNLLSNALKFSPKESKIIVSAEYLLDGGVKIKIADEGKGVTDDLKQRIFEKYEIGTLMPGISQIGLGLAFCKMIVEAHGGTITVDNNQPQGSIFEITLNR, encoded by the coding sequence ATGAATCAGCCTGCTATTTTAGTTGTTGATGATGAGCCTCGGAATTTTGATGTGATTGAATCGCTTTTAATCAGTCAGAATTATGAGTTACACTATGCTTCCAGTGGACAAGAAGCTCTCGAATCCCTAGAAATAATACCACTCGATCTAATTTTATTAGATGTAATGATGCCAGAAATGGATGGGATTGAAGTTTGTTCTCGGATTAAAGCCAATCCTCAATGGCAGTCAATTCCGATTATTATGGTGACAGCATTAACGGCGAAAGAAGACCTAGCTCGATGTCTGAATACAGGTGCTGATGACTTCCTCAGCAAACCCATTAATAGTCTGGAACTTCGTGCTAGAGTTCATTCAATGCTACGGATTAAGCAACAATACGACAATCTGCAAATATTACTTAAATTGCGAGAAGATATGGTTAATATGTTAGTTCATGATCTCAGAAATCCCCTAAGCGGTATCTTATTAGGATTAGAGATGTTGATTCATCCCAAGTTTTCACAAGAGGCACAAAAAAATAGAATAGTTCAGATCAGATCATCAGTAGAAAAGTTAGTAGACTTAATTAATGATTTATTGCTGATGGCGAGAATAGAATCGGGTAAAATTGTGCTCAATATGACCCCAGTTGATCTAGGATATATGCTTGGGGCGTTAGTTAAAGATTTTGAATTGAACGCATCTAAAAAAAATATTGCTATCATCACCCAGTTACCGGATGTTGATAGTAATATCAACATAGATAAAGCGATGTTTCAGCGAGTTTTAGATAATTTACTATCTAATGCCCTTAAGTTCTCTCCAAAAGAAAGTAAGATTATAGTAAGTGCCGAATATCTCCTCGACGGCGGAGTAAAAATTAAGATTGCTGATGAGGGAAAAGGTGTAACCGATGATTTAAAACAACGTATTTTCGAGAAATATGAAATTGGGACTCTGATGCCGGGGATCTCTCAAATCGGATTAGGATTAGCTTTTTGTAAAATGATTGTTGAAGCTCATGGTGGCACAATTACTGTTGATAATAATCAACCTCAAGGATCAATTTTTGAAATTACATTAAATAGGTAA
- the coaBC gene encoding bifunctional phosphopantothenoylcysteine decarboxylase/phosphopantothenate--cysteine ligase CoaBC, protein MRIISPSTLEKRILIGISGGIAAYKVCEIVSTLAKAGADVRVILTDSAQKFITPLSFATLSRQSAYTDQDFWQSTHGRPLHIQLGEWADVFLIAPLTANTLAKLATGCADNLLTNTVLASSCPVLLAPAMNRQMWKQVSVQRNWQTLLLDPRFQGITPTAGILACDLPATKTGNSLIEGAGRMAEPKQILAHLDSLLHTQGKRDLDGKRVLISAGGTREHLDPVRFIGNPSTGKMGLALVQAAIHRGASVTLVHGPMSTELLAALPEVKLVSVISSEEMYQEMIQRFPQADLTVMAAAVGDVKPAIYSEDKLPKHLLPTELPLKPIVDIVAELGKIKQPHQQLVGFAAQTGEILKPAQDKLHQKNLDAIVANPIDLPDAGFGTETNQAIFLSRQGRKLEIAACSKLQLAHQLFDFIIK, encoded by the coding sequence ATGAGAATAATTTCGCCTTCCACCTTGGAAAAACGGATTCTAATTGGAATCAGTGGGGGTATTGCAGCTTATAAAGTCTGTGAAATTGTTTCAACCTTAGCCAAAGCTGGGGCTGATGTTCGGGTGATTTTGACCGACTCAGCCCAAAAATTTATTACTCCCTTAAGCTTTGCAACCCTCTCTCGTCAATCGGCTTATACGGATCAAGACTTTTGGCAATCGACTCATGGGCGGCCATTACATATTCAGTTAGGGGAATGGGCTGATGTTTTTTTGATTGCACCACTGACGGCGAATACCTTAGCGAAATTAGCCACAGGATGTGCAGATAATTTACTGACCAATACAGTTTTAGCGTCTAGCTGTCCTGTGTTACTGGCCCCGGCGATGAATCGACAAATGTGGAAGCAAGTTTCCGTACAACGCAATTGGCAAACTTTATTACTTGATCCTCGGTTTCAGGGAATTACCCCGACGGCTGGAATTCTCGCCTGTGATCTTCCCGCTACAAAAACAGGCAATTCTTTGATTGAAGGCGCCGGACGGATGGCTGAACCTAAACAGATTTTAGCTCATCTCGATTCGTTATTGCATACCCAAGGCAAACGGGATTTAGACGGAAAACGGGTATTAATTAGTGCCGGGGGCACGAGGGAACATCTTGATCCGGTCAGATTTATTGGAAATCCCTCAACGGGTAAAATGGGGTTGGCGTTAGTACAAGCTGCCATTCATCGGGGTGCATCGGTGACATTAGTACATGGCCCCATGAGTACGGAATTATTGGCGGCTTTGCCTGAAGTCAAGTTAGTTTCCGTGATCAGTAGCGAGGAAATGTACCAGGAAATGATACAACGATTTCCTCAAGCCGATCTAACGGTGATGGCGGCGGCGGTTGGTGATGTGAAGCCTGCTATTTATAGTGAAGATAAATTACCGAAGCATCTTTTACCCACAGAACTGCCATTAAAGCCTATTGTTGATATTGTAGCAGAATTAGGCAAAATAAAACAACCCCACCAACAATTAGTCGGGTTTGCGGCACAAACTGGGGAAATATTGAAGCCTGCTCAAGATAAATTACACCAAAAAAATTTAGATGCTATTGTTGCAAATCCGATTGATTTACCTGATGCTGGATTTGGAACTGAAACCAATCAAGCCATATTTTTAAGTCGTCAGGGACGTAAATTAGAAATTGCGGCTTGTAGTAAGTTACAATTAGCCCATCAATTATTTGATTTTATAATAAAGTAA
- a CDS encoding DUF2555 domain-containing protein, with product METLTRSSPQQISLLTADDVAQLAARLEGDDYNNPFEGLNDWHLLRAIAFQRPELVEPYVYLLDLEAYDEA from the coding sequence ATGGAAACCTTGACTCGATCCTCACCGCAACAGATTTCACTTCTCACGGCTGATGATGTGGCACAATTAGCCGCACGTCTGGAAGGAGATGATTATAATAATCCCTTTGAAGGACTCAACGATTGGCATTTGTTACGAGCAATTGCGTTTCAACGTCCAGAGCTAGTGGAACCTTATGTTTACTTGCTCGATCTTGAAGCCTATGATGAAGCGTAA
- a CDS encoding alpha/beta hydrolase encodes MALKFISIPPETRKPPEGLIVLMHGWGANAEDLTALAPMLRLPEYQFIFPQAPFPHPQAPLGRAWYALETPEYKGLTETQNQVKEWVESLEASTGVPLSKTILGGFSQGGAMALDVGRYFPLAGLISLSGYLHFSPEPLDHPLSAVLIVHGKQDPVVPIEAAQQARNVFQQLGAQVEYQEFNMGHEIRPEVLGLIRSFVMNCMP; translated from the coding sequence ATGGCTTTAAAGTTTATCTCCATTCCACCGGAAACCAGAAAACCTCCTGAAGGGTTAATTGTGTTAATGCACGGTTGGGGTGCTAATGCCGAGGATCTGACTGCTCTAGCTCCAATGCTGCGTTTGCCTGAATATCAATTTATTTTTCCCCAAGCCCCCTTTCCCCATCCCCAAGCCCCCCTAGGACGAGCGTGGTATGCCTTGGAAACTCCTGAATATAAGGGATTGACCGAAACTCAAAACCAAGTTAAGGAATGGGTAGAATCCTTAGAAGCGAGTACCGGGGTTCCCTTATCTAAAACAATATTAGGCGGATTTTCCCAAGGGGGAGCGATGGCTTTGGATGTGGGGCGTTATTTTCCCTTAGCGGGTTTAATTAGTTTAAGTGGTTATTTACATTTTTCCCCCGAACCGTTAGATCATCCTTTATCTGCGGTGTTGATCGTTCATGGAAAACAAGATCCTGTTGTTCCGATAGAAGCCGCCCAGCAAGCGCGGAATGTCTTTCAACAGTTAGGTGCTCAGGTTGAATATCAAGAATTTAATATGGGTCACGAAATTCGGCCAGAGGTTTTAGGGTTAATAAGAAGTTTTGTAATGAATTGTATGCCATAA
- a CDS encoding Glu/Leu/Phe/Val dehydrogenase, producing MVSSPVRINPAPTPAYICPYDRTCSYLGQAAVELNLDDNILVVLQQPRKVVTVSIPVKLDNGKVEVLAGHRVQHCDVLGPYKGGLRYHPSVNLGELSALAMLMTWKCALLGIPYGGAKGGIGFDPHQYSLNELERITRRYASELIKDIGPETDIPAPDVGTSSREMAWIMDTYSMNMGRAVLGVVTGKPLSVGGSKGRDMATGRGVMITVREALAEMGKTLEGVAIVIQGFGKVGAAAAQLFYEAGATVLAVSNVSGGIYSENGLDIPALQAYAAHNNHSIAGFPDSEPISNAELLTLACDVLVPAAMEDQITEENADQIQAKMIAEAANAPITLLADQMLEARGIIVLPDILANAGGVVVSYLEWVQGQSFVFWDEERVNHEMENLMVQAYSRVSERAKLRGVSMRLAAYTLGVGRVAQALMDRGLYP from the coding sequence ATGGTATCCTCTCCTGTCAGAATAAATCCGGCACCGACTCCGGCTTATATTTGCCCCTATGATCGGACTTGTAGCTATTTGGGACAAGCGGCGGTTGAATTAAATCTTGATGACAATATCCTGGTGGTGTTACAACAACCCCGCAAAGTTGTGACCGTTTCCATTCCGGTCAAACTCGATAACGGTAAAGTTGAGGTGTTAGCGGGACATCGAGTCCAACACTGTGATGTCCTTGGCCCCTATAAAGGCGGTTTACGCTATCATCCCTCCGTTAATTTGGGAGAACTCTCCGCCTTAGCCATGTTAATGACGTGGAAATGTGCTTTACTTGGCATTCCCTACGGGGGTGCTAAAGGTGGCATTGGCTTTGATCCGCATCAATATAGTTTAAATGAATTAGAACGGATCACCCGTCGTTATGCCAGTGAACTGATCAAAGATATTGGGCCAGAAACCGATATTCCAGCGCCGGACGTGGGAACCTCGTCCCGTGAAATGGCCTGGATCATGGATACTTATTCGATGAATATGGGGCGGGCGGTGCTAGGGGTTGTGACCGGGAAACCGTTATCTGTGGGAGGTTCAAAAGGACGAGATATGGCAACCGGACGGGGTGTGATGATTACCGTGCGGGAAGCCTTAGCCGAAATGGGCAAAACCCTTGAAGGCGTAGCAATTGTGATTCAAGGCTTCGGGAAAGTGGGTGCGGCGGCGGCTCAATTGTTTTATGAAGCGGGCGCGACGGTCTTAGCAGTTTCCAATGTATCTGGCGGGATCTATTCGGAAAATGGCTTAGATATTCCAGCCCTGCAAGCCTACGCTGCCCACAACAATCATAGTATAGCGGGATTTCCCGATAGTGAACCCATTAGCAATGCCGAATTATTAACATTAGCTTGTGATGTTTTGGTTCCGGCGGCAATGGAAGATCAAATTACTGAAGAAAATGCCGATCAAATTCAAGCGAAAATGATTGCTGAAGCGGCTAATGCACCGATTACATTATTAGCCGATCAAATGTTAGAAGCGCGAGGAATTATCGTTCTCCCCGATATTTTAGCGAACGCTGGTGGCGTGGTTGTCAGTTATTTAGAATGGGTGCAAGGTCAATCTTTTGTTTTTTGGGATGAAGAACGGGTGAACCATGAAATGGAAAACCTGATGGTACAAGCTTATTCTCGTGTGAGTGAACGAGCTAAATTGCGGGGGGTTTCTATGCGATTAGCTGCTTATACGTTAGGCGTGGGTCGTGTCGCCCAAGCCTTAATGGATCGGGGTTTATATCCATAG
- a CDS encoding diguanylate cyclase domain-containing protein, which produces MLYKKKLFGLATILRPFLNWSYQLLGLASLDELEAKLQVETIKNEQMKQQQNALYRVLSKIRASLDIDYVFRTTTKETCKLLGAERVAVYRFHEDWGGEFVSDFEFAEPGWIDEEKLGKNTVWIDSYLQENQGGRYRENQTLVVADVLEAGLSQCHVDVLLQFGIRAYATAPIFTQHKLWGVLAAYQHSKPREWHDSEVEFLAQVATHLGFAVHQAELLAQTQQKAKDLEKTSEQQQILLSVISTIRESLDLDILFKTTAREVLKALNADRVGVFRFDPESSYCLGQFVSESVLPIYDSALAHPIYDRCFGEKYAMDYHQGRMQVLNNIYEANLKDCHLQLLEQFQIKAQIVAPLMNGKTLWGLLCIHQCDRRREWTNNELKFVEQLAAQFSIALSHSDLLAQTRSQAEKLSQTLQDLKTANLKLEKLARRDGLTGIANRRYFDIIFHRNWKTAQEKHHYLTLILFDVDYFKLFNDFYGHPVGDQCLINIARSIQKILRSTDLLARYGGEEFAIILPNTNPDQANRVADKIQSTVRNLMIPHANTPNGKSIVTISLGIASQIPHSHQLPQDLITEADQALYSAKKQGRDQWVSWVQPLTVIS; this is translated from the coding sequence ATGTTGTATAAAAAAAAATTATTTGGCTTGGCGACAATCCTGCGTCCCTTCCTGAATTGGAGTTATCAGTTATTGGGATTAGCAAGTCTGGATGAGTTAGAAGCTAAACTCCAAGTAGAAACCATTAAGAATGAGCAGATGAAGCAACAGCAGAATGCTCTTTATCGAGTGCTTAGTAAAATTCGAGCCTCTTTAGATATCGATTATGTTTTTCGCACTACAACCAAAGAAACCTGTAAACTCTTAGGAGCAGAACGAGTTGCTGTTTATCGCTTCCATGAAGATTGGGGTGGAGAATTTGTCAGTGACTTTGAATTTGCTGAACCCGGTTGGATTGATGAAGAAAAGTTAGGCAAAAATACCGTTTGGATTGATAGTTATCTTCAGGAGAACCAGGGGGGGCGATATCGGGAAAATCAAACTTTAGTGGTTGCTGATGTGCTTGAAGCTGGATTATCTCAATGTCATGTTGATGTTTTACTCCAGTTTGGAATTCGAGCCTATGCAACGGCTCCGATTTTTACCCAACACAAACTCTGGGGGGTTTTGGCAGCCTATCAACATTCTAAACCTCGTGAATGGCACGATTCAGAAGTGGAATTTTTAGCTCAAGTTGCGACTCACTTAGGATTTGCAGTTCACCAAGCTGAATTATTAGCTCAGACGCAACAAAAAGCCAAAGATTTAGAAAAAACCAGTGAACAACAACAAATTTTATTAAGCGTTATTTCCACCATTCGGGAATCTTTAGATTTAGATATTTTATTTAAAACCACTGCTAGAGAAGTTCTCAAAGCCCTGAATGCTGACCGGGTGGGAGTCTTTCGCTTTGATCCAGAATCCAGTTATTGCTTAGGTCAATTTGTTTCTGAAAGCGTTTTACCGATCTATGATTCTGCATTAGCCCATCCAATTTATGATCGATGTTTTGGAGAAAAATATGCGATGGATTATCACCAAGGTCGAATGCAAGTTTTAAATAATATTTATGAAGCGAACTTAAAAGATTGCCATCTTCAATTATTAGAACAATTTCAAATTAAAGCTCAAATTGTCGCCCCCTTAATGAATGGTAAAACCCTTTGGGGGTTACTGTGTATTCATCAATGCGATCGTCGCCGTGAATGGACAAACAATGAACTCAAATTTGTAGAACAATTAGCAGCCCAGTTTAGTATTGCCCTTAGCCACTCGGATTTATTAGCCCAAACTCGTTCCCAAGCCGAAAAATTAAGCCAAACCCTGCAAGATCTGAAAACCGCCAATTTAAAATTAGAAAAACTGGCTCGTAGAGATGGATTAACTGGGATTGCGAATCGTCGTTATTTTGATATCATTTTTCATCGGAATTGGAAAACTGCTCAAGAGAAGCATCACTATTTAACGTTGATTTTATTTGATGTTGATTATTTTAAACTTTTTAACGATTTCTATGGGCATCCTGTCGGAGATCAATGCTTAATTAATATTGCTCGATCTATTCAAAAAATCCTCCGCTCAACGGATCTTTTAGCTCGGTATGGTGGAGAAGAATTTGCGATTATTTTACCGAATACGAATCCCGATCAAGCTAATCGTGTCGCCGACAAAATTCAATCTACAGTTAGAAACTTAATGATTCCCCATGCCAATACTCCTAACGGGAAATCTATTGTTACTATCAGTTTAGGCATCGCCAGTCAAATTCCCCACTCCCATCAACTTCCCCAAGACTTAATCACCGAAGCCGATCAAGCTCTCTACAGTGCCAAAAAACAAGGACGAGATCAATGGGTTTCCTGGGTGCAACCCTTAACAGTCATCAGTTAA
- a CDS encoding helix-turn-helix domain-containing protein — protein sequence MKVKECYKTTEVWDSNQCLDMMCPIEFILELIGTKWSISILRELFRGNQRTHELLEALPGISTKTLTVRLRELEKHGLIHRTVYAEIPPRVEYSLTEKGLELQPVLVALKQVGEQWLKDSHCVCPLELTL from the coding sequence ATGAAAGTTAAGGAATGTTACAAGACTACCGAGGTATGGGACAGTAACCAATGCCTAGACATGATGTGTCCGATTGAGTTTATTCTGGAATTAATCGGAACAAAATGGTCAATCTCTATCCTGCGGGAGTTATTTCGCGGAAACCAACGCACCCATGAACTGTTAGAGGCGTTACCCGGTATTAGTACCAAAACCCTAACAGTTCGGTTGCGGGAGTTGGAAAAACATGGGTTAATCCACCGCACCGTTTATGCTGAAATTCCCCCGCGTGTAGAGTATTCTCTGACGGAGAAGGGATTAGAACTTCAACCGGTTTTAGTCGCTTTAAAGCAAGTCGGAGAACAATGGTTAAAAGACAGTCATTGTGTTTGTCCATTGGAACTTACACTCTAA
- the ppsA gene encoding phosphoenolpyruvate synthase: MLKTLPFKPLSQYKEQALILWFDQVGIEDVGLVGGKNASLGEMIQQLQPKGINVPQGFAITAYAYWYFITYANLEQQLKQLFAGLDVEDIKNLRLRGQQARSLILNTLFPPKLEGEIVAAYQKLCDRYGQNTDVAVRSSATAEDLPDASFAGQQETYLNIKGAKAVLDATRYCFASIFTDRAISYRTLKGFDHCNIALSVGIQKMVRSDLATSGVMFSIDTETGFKNAALITAAYGLGENVVQGAVNPDEYLVFKPTLREGFKPILEKRLGTKAVKMVYELGQKTKNIEVPISEQKKFALSDEEILKLAQWTVMIEDHYSQVRQCYSPMDIEWAKDGLNGELFIVQARPETVQSQKTGRVLQHYKLQGKGRVLVTGRAVGDKIGQGKARVMTSVKNMDQFQAGDVLVTHKTDPDWEPIMKKASAIITNAGGRTCHAAIIARELGIPAIVGCVNATEVLNTGDKITVSCAEGEAGKVYQGLVPFIIEETVLDHLPKTQTKMMMNVGNPEEAFKLSAIPNDGVGLARLEFIIANHIQTHPLALIYFDQLQDEAVKQQIAQLTEHYDHKPDFFVDKLAHGISMIAAAFYPNPVIVRMSDFKSNEYANLLGGQQFEPSEENPMIGWRGASRYYDPKYREAFALECQALKRVRTEMGLANVIPMIPFCRTPEEGQKVLAEMAKHGLVRGENGLQVYVMCELPSNVLMADEFCQVFDGFSIGSNDLTQLMLGLDRDSALVAPIFDERDEAVRRMIEMAIATVKAYNRKIGICGQAPSDYPEFARFLVELGIDSISLNPDSVLRTTLDIAEMEASR; the protein is encoded by the coding sequence ATGTTAAAAACCTTACCCTTTAAACCCTTATCTCAATATAAAGAACAAGCCTTAATTCTCTGGTTTGATCAAGTCGGAATTGAGGATGTTGGTTTAGTTGGCGGAAAAAATGCCTCCCTAGGAGAGATGATTCAACAGTTACAACCTAAAGGAATTAACGTTCCTCAAGGGTTTGCTATTACTGCTTATGCTTATTGGTATTTCATTACCTATGCCAATTTAGAACAACAACTCAAACAATTATTTGCGGGTTTAGATGTAGAAGATATTAAAAATCTTCGTCTTCGCGGTCAACAAGCGCGATCTCTGATTTTAAATACTCTATTTCCACCCAAATTAGAAGGCGAAATTGTAGCCGCTTATCAAAAACTTTGCGATCGCTATGGTCAAAATACCGATGTCGCCGTGCGTTCCTCCGCCACCGCCGAAGACTTACCCGATGCCAGTTTTGCAGGTCAACAAGAAACCTACTTAAATATTAAAGGAGCCAAAGCCGTCTTAGATGCAACTCGCTATTGTTTTGCCTCTATTTTTACCGATCGCGCCATTTCCTATCGTACCTTAAAAGGGTTTGATCACTGTAATATTGCCCTCTCCGTTGGTATTCAAAAAATGGTACGTTCCGACTTAGCGACATCGGGGGTAATGTTCTCCATTGATACCGAAACTGGATTTAAAAATGCTGCCTTAATTACAGCAGCTTACGGGTTAGGAGAAAACGTCGTTCAAGGTGCAGTAAACCCCGATGAATATCTGGTGTTTAAACCCACATTACGGGAAGGATTTAAACCGATTTTAGAAAAACGCTTAGGCACAAAAGCGGTTAAAATGGTGTATGAACTGGGACAAAAAACTAAAAATATAGAAGTTCCGATTTCTGAACAGAAAAAATTTGCTCTTTCTGACGAAGAAATTCTAAAATTAGCCCAATGGACAGTGATGATAGAAGATCACTATTCCCAAGTCCGACAATGCTATTCACCGATGGATATTGAATGGGCAAAAGATGGCTTAAATGGAGAGTTATTTATTGTCCAAGCTCGTCCAGAAACGGTACAATCTCAAAAAACAGGACGGGTTTTACAACATTATAAATTACAAGGCAAAGGTCGAGTATTAGTCACAGGTCGGGCTGTAGGTGATAAAATTGGGCAAGGAAAAGCTCGTGTCATGACCAGTGTTAAAAATATGGATCAGTTTCAAGCGGGAGATGTATTAGTCACCCATAAAACTGACCCCGACTGGGAACCGATTATGAAGAAAGCCAGTGCAATTATTACCAACGCTGGAGGCAGAACTTGTCATGCAGCGATTATTGCACGGGAGTTAGGAATTCCCGCTATTGTAGGTTGTGTCAATGCAACGGAAGTATTAAATACGGGAGATAAAATTACGGTTTCCTGCGCCGAAGGAGAAGCCGGAAAAGTTTATCAAGGGTTAGTTCCTTTTATTATTGAAGAAACCGTATTAGACCATCTTCCTAAAACCCAAACTAAAATGATGATGAATGTGGGAAACCCGGAAGAAGCGTTTAAATTGTCTGCTATTCCCAATGATGGTGTTGGGTTAGCTCGGTTAGAATTTATTATTGCAAATCACATCCAAACCCACCCCTTAGCATTAATTTATTTTGATCAATTACAAGATGAAGCCGTTAAACAACAAATTGCTCAATTAACGGAACATTATGATCATAAACCCGATTTCTTTGTTGATAAACTCGCTCATGGAATCAGTATGATTGCGGCGGCTTTTTATCCGAATCCTGTGATCGTGCGGATGAGTGATTTTAAAAGTAATGAATACGCGAATTTATTGGGGGGTCAACAATTTGAACCCAGCGAAGAAAATCCGATGATCGGTTGGCGGGGTGCATCCCGATATTATGATCCGAAATATCGAGAAGCATTTGCCTTAGAATGTCAAGCTTTAAAACGGGTGAGAACTGAAATGGGATTAGCCAATGTGATCCCGATGATTCCCTTTTGTCGGACACCGGAAGAAGGACAAAAAGTGTTAGCGGAAATGGCAAAACATGGGTTAGTTCGGGGAGAAAACGGCTTACAAGTCTATGTGATGTGTGAATTACCGAGTAATGTTTTAATGGCGGATGAGTTTTGTCAAGTGTTTGATGGCTTCTCGATTGGATCAAATGATTTAACCCAATTAATGTTAGGATTAGATCGAGATTCGGCGTTAGTCGCTCCTATTTTTGACGAACGAGATGAAGCCGTAAGACGCATGATTGAAATGGCGATCGCAACGGTTAAAGCCTACAATCGTAAGATTGGAATTTGTGGTCAAGCGCCGAGTGATTATCCTGAATTTGCACGTTTCTTAGTGGAATTAGGAATAGATTCCATCAGTTTAAATCCAGATTCGGTGTTGAGGACAACTTTGGATATTGCTGAGATGGAAGCCTCCCGCTAG
- a CDS encoding ferredoxin encodes METQPLHCVLICQHQSCQRQGSVAVLEAFENYKIEGVIIEASGCQGQCNIGPTMRVTPDEIWYYRVKPEEVPLIVEQHLKQGQPVQDKLNPRIHPRYQYS; translated from the coding sequence ATGGAAACTCAACCTCTTCATTGTGTGTTAATTTGTCAACATCAGTCTTGTCAGCGACAGGGTTCGGTTGCAGTTCTGGAGGCTTTTGAAAATTATAAGATTGAGGGAGTAATAATAGAAGCCAGTGGTTGTCAAGGTCAATGTAATATTGGCCCGACGATGCGAGTCACGCCCGATGAAATTTGGTATTATCGCGTTAAACCGGAAGAAGTTCCCCTCATTGTTGAACAACACCTCAAACAAGGTCAACCCGTCCAAGATAAACTTAACCCCCGCATTCATCCCCGCTATCAATATTCTTAA
- the pgsA gene encoding CDP-diacylglycerol--glycerol-3-phosphate 3-phosphatidyltransferase: MNLPTWITVSRLLGVPFLLYGLHDPTVTNRWICLGIFLIVASTDWLDGYLARKLNQVTDLGKFLDPLVDKLLVFAPLLAFIELGKIPAWGVFLMLARELTIAGWRVNQTQISGANIWGKLKTVSQILAIAFLIAPLPDSWKLPTLILFWVSVGLTLISGLIYLIPQSSIQTDIALRAREQGTGKREQ; encoded by the coding sequence ATGAATTTACCAACTTGGATTACTGTTTCCCGTTTATTGGGAGTCCCCTTTTTATTATATGGTTTACATGATCCAACCGTTACAAACCGTTGGATTTGTTTGGGAATTTTTTTGATTGTTGCGAGTACAGATTGGTTAGATGGATATTTGGCTCGAAAACTGAATCAAGTGACAGATTTAGGAAAATTTCTTGACCCTTTGGTAGATAAATTATTGGTTTTTGCGCCTTTATTAGCCTTTATTGAATTAGGAAAAATCCCAGCTTGGGGAGTCTTTTTAATGTTAGCACGGGAACTGACAATTGCTGGATGGCGGGTGAATCAAACTCAAATTTCTGGGGCAAATATTTGGGGTAAATTAAAAACAGTCAGTCAAATTTTAGCGATCGCTTTTCTCATTGCACCCTTACCGGACAGTTGGAAACTTCCCACTTTAATTTTATTCTGGGTTTCTGTGGGATTAACTTTAATTTCAGGTTTAATTTATTTAATTCCTCAATCTTCCATCCAAACAGATATAGCGCTACGCGCAAGGGAACAGGGAACAGGGAAAAGGGAACAGTAA